In one Corallococcus sp. EGB genomic region, the following are encoded:
- the gltG gene encoding adventurous gliding motility protein GltG: protein MAVPLTLKVFKGDTLVASKDYERDIIKIGRLSSAHLCLEDDKVSRIHSVIEVAADGTMSIIDMGSVEGTYVNGKRVNKGQVSFGDEVRVGGTTIRLENPAAVAAVNLAAAVATADAPTDKNPTVAPVAPAAAIAQAAAAPVAAAPAPAATPAPAAALDPSVAPTQKNAVAPARAPKAVPVDDAPEEQEAAPRVRTVKKTKSSGPQGVSLRLLWGDQRVGEFFVPPGAKKGFTVGSAKGVDFVMGDAKLGGPTFEVLRTDGQSFTVRFARKMKGELTRKGQTLDLEAVMESGKASQDGDAYGVTLEADDFIWVDLGGLTLEAQFQPVPKRVVVPVGENIDYTALNIFLVMFFIATAFVIHSMNRTGEEDEYADELAGNDARIAKLIIKPPETQKNKFLEKLNQQKEKKSGEMAQKSRGDEGQMGKKDAPKTNNRTAPKGDPNKKDEARALTAKIFGGGKGGISTIFGKSGLGGELKSAMGNMFGAKAGDAGGFGGLGLRGSGGGGGGTGDSIGIGGIGTKGRGGGSGTYGTGVGTLGGKQSVDVGITSSDPEVMGSLDKELIRQVIQRNRGQIRYCYESLLNRFPKLGGKVSVKFVISANGSVATSNVAQSTAGNSDLETCVAGRVRTWKFPEPKGGGSVIVTYPFIFKQAGD from the coding sequence ATGGCCGTACCCCTGACACTCAAGGTCTTCAAGGGCGACACGCTGGTCGCCTCCAAGGACTACGAGCGCGACATCATCAAGATAGGTCGTCTCTCCTCCGCGCACCTGTGCCTGGAGGACGACAAGGTCAGCCGCATCCACTCCGTCATCGAGGTCGCCGCCGACGGCACCATGTCCATCATCGACATGGGCAGCGTCGAGGGCACCTACGTCAACGGCAAGCGCGTCAACAAGGGGCAGGTCTCCTTCGGTGACGAGGTCCGCGTGGGCGGCACCACCATCCGCCTGGAGAACCCGGCCGCCGTCGCCGCGGTGAACCTGGCCGCCGCCGTCGCCACGGCGGACGCGCCCACGGACAAGAACCCCACGGTCGCGCCGGTGGCCCCCGCCGCCGCCATCGCGCAGGCCGCGGCCGCGCCCGTGGCCGCGGCTCCGGCCCCCGCCGCGACGCCGGCTCCGGCCGCCGCGTTGGATCCGTCCGTCGCGCCCACGCAGAAGAACGCCGTGGCGCCCGCCCGCGCTCCCAAGGCCGTCCCCGTGGACGACGCGCCCGAGGAGCAGGAGGCCGCGCCGCGCGTGCGCACCGTGAAGAAGACGAAGTCCAGCGGTCCGCAGGGCGTGTCGCTGCGCCTGCTCTGGGGCGACCAGCGCGTGGGCGAGTTCTTCGTGCCCCCCGGCGCGAAGAAGGGCTTCACGGTGGGCAGCGCCAAGGGCGTGGACTTCGTGATGGGCGACGCCAAGCTGGGCGGCCCCACCTTCGAGGTGCTGCGCACGGACGGCCAGTCCTTCACCGTGCGCTTCGCGCGCAAGATGAAGGGCGAGCTCACCCGCAAGGGCCAGACGCTGGACCTGGAAGCGGTGATGGAGTCCGGCAAGGCGTCCCAGGACGGCGACGCCTACGGCGTCACGCTCGAGGCGGACGACTTCATCTGGGTGGACCTGGGCGGCCTCACGCTGGAGGCGCAGTTCCAGCCGGTGCCCAAGCGCGTCGTCGTGCCGGTGGGCGAGAACATCGACTACACGGCGCTCAACATCTTCCTGGTGATGTTCTTCATCGCCACCGCCTTCGTCATCCACTCCATGAACCGCACGGGGGAGGAGGACGAGTACGCGGATGAGCTCGCGGGCAACGACGCGCGCATCGCGAAGCTGATCATCAAGCCTCCGGAGACCCAGAAGAACAAGTTCCTGGAGAAGCTGAACCAGCAGAAGGAGAAGAAGTCGGGCGAGATGGCCCAGAAGTCGCGCGGCGACGAAGGTCAGATGGGCAAGAAGGACGCGCCCAAGACCAACAACCGCACGGCCCCCAAGGGCGACCCGAACAAGAAGGACGAGGCGCGCGCCCTCACCGCGAAGATCTTCGGCGGCGGCAAGGGCGGCATCTCCACCATCTTCGGCAAGTCCGGCCTGGGCGGTGAGCTCAAGAGCGCCATGGGCAACATGTTCGGCGCCAAGGCGGGCGACGCGGGCGGCTTCGGCGGCCTGGGGCTGCGCGGCAGCGGCGGTGGCGGCGGCGGCACCGGTGACAGCATCGGCATCGGCGGCATCGGCACCAAGGGCCGTGGCGGCGGCAGCGGCACGTACGGCACAGGCGTGGGTACGCTCGGAGGAAAGCAGAGCGTGGACGTGGGCATCACCTCGTCGGATCCGGAGGTCATGGGCTCGCTGGACAAGGAGCTCATCCGCCAGGTCATCCAGCGCAACCGCGGGCAGATCCGCTACTGCTACGAGAGCCTGCTCAACCGCTTCCCCAAGCTGGGCGGCAAGGTGTCCGTGAAGTTCGTCATCAGCGCCAACGGCTCGGTCGCCACGTCCAACGTCGCGCAGTCCACGGCGGGCAACTCGGACCTGGAGACCTGCGTGGCCGGCCGCGTGCGCACCTGGAAGTTCCCGGAGCCCAAGGGTGGAGGCTCCGTGATCGTCACCTACCCGTTCATCTTCAAGCAGGCCGGTGACTGA